GCGAAGCCGAAGGCCACATGGAGGCTGGCAATGATCCAGGAGAAGGCAGAGGGGATGACCACCTGGCGGGTGACCTGCCATTTGCTGGCGCCGAGGATCTCCGCATTGGCGATGAAGTTCTTGTCCACTTCCCTGGTTCCCTGGAAGGCGTTGAAGAACACTCCGAAGAACACCAGGACGATGACCAGCATGACTTTGGACATCAGGCCCAGGCCAAACATGACCACGAAGGAGGATCCGAGCACGATGCGGGGAACCGCGTTGATGACCTTGAGGAAGGGGCCGATGACTTCGGACAGGAACTGGATCCGGCCCATGGCGACGCCGAAGACGATGCCGAGGGCGGTACCGATGAAGAAGCCGATGAGGGCTTCCTCTATGGTCACCGTGATTTGCTGGCCCAGTGAGCCGTTGTCGGTCCCCTGCGTGACCCAGATGTAGAGCTGGCTCACGATGAGGCTCGGCTGGCCGTACAGCAGAGCATCGAGCACTCCGCCGCGGACCAGCAGTTCCCAGCTGCCCAGCAGCACGACGACGATGCCAAGCTGGACTGCCAGAACCTTCAGCCTGCGTTGGTTGAGGGATTTCCTTCGCCCCTCGGACCGTGCTTGGGCGGACGGGAGCTGTTCCTTGGCGGAGACGTTGTTTTCCAGGCTGGCGGTGGTCATTCTGCTTCCTTTCCGTCCGGGGCGACGCTCCGGGTCGTCTGGGCGTAGGCGATGTCCACTTCCTCCCGGAGGGCTTCCCAGATGTTCTGGTAGATCTCGTTGAATTTCTTGTCGAACCGGATTTCCTGCACGACCCTCGGCC
Above is a window of Arthrobacter pascens DNA encoding:
- a CDS encoding ABC transporter permease; amino-acid sequence: MTTASLENNVSAKEQLPSAQARSEGRRKSLNQRRLKVLAVQLGIVVVLLGSWELLVRGGVLDALLYGQPSLIVSQLYIWVTQGTDNGSLGQQITVTIEEALIGFFIGTALGIVFGVAMGRIQFLSEVIGPFLKVINAVPRIVLGSSFVVMFGLGLMSKVMLVIVLVFFGVFFNAFQGTREVDKNFIANAEILGASKWQVTRQVVIPSAFSWIIASLHVAFGFALIGAIVGEFLGSQEGLGNLIRQAQGNLNQNGIWAAMIIMAGVALIAEWLITKLENRLLRWRPPQHSSAAEA